Below is a genomic region from Rhodohalobacter sp. 614A.
AAACCAATGATGATTACTGAAACCTGAATCAACAGGCGTTCTTTTTGATCGCTTAAAGGCTTGCGCACCAATTGGCTGACACCATCCCGAATGCCAATGGAAGCCGCTGAATGAAGAATTGCATCTCCCGATGACATGGAAGCTGCGAGTGCTCCTGCACAAAACAATCCTACGACAATGGCCGGGAGATCGAGTTGCATGAGAATGTAAGGCAAAATGCTGTCGGCTTGCTCTACTCCCGGAAATGCCACGATAGCGGAGAATCCAATCATCAAAATCGGGACAAGAAAAATCAAAAAAGTGGGATACAGAACCACGCTGAGCCGCAGAGAACGGGCGCTTTTGGCGGCATAACTCCGCATGAAAAGGTGCGGCCATGTCGAAAAACCGAATGCTGAAACCAGAACCGCAGAACTATATCCCCACCAGCTCCAGGCGGAGCCGTCGGAAGCTAATCCGGGTGCTTCGAGCATGGCTGTTTTTCCACTTTCCATAATGGCTGTAAACATTTCACCAATTCCGCCATACAGAGTGTTTGGAAGATAAATTCCCAGTACCCAAGCCATCACCATCATGAACATTCCCTGGAATGCGTTTGACCAACCGACGCCCATCACACCGCTGAAGTAAACATAGATCAACACAACCAAATAGGTTACACCGGCTCCCAGCCAGTATGGAATCAGTCCTTCACTAATCACATTCAAGACATAACCGGCCCCGACCATTTGCAGCGTGAGATAAGGAATAAAAACCACCACGCTTAGCAGTGCCAGCATCACCGACATAAATTTACTGTCGAACCGGTCGGAGAGGAGTTCTGCCTGGGTTACATATCCGTATTTTTCGCCCAATCGCCAAGTTCTGGGGCCGAAAAAATAGAAGGGTACAATTCCAATCACTCCGTAAGCAATGATGTAAAAAGCCGCAGCACCACGTGAATACGCCCAGCCCGGCCCTCCCAGAAAAGCGAATGACGAAAAGATAGATGCTCCCAATACAAAATAGAGAATAAACACATTCATGCTGCGGTCGCCGGCAACATACCCGCTCACACTTTTCGAAATTTTTAGCGATGGCAATATGCCTGTAAGAAGAGAGATGAACAGGTAGATCCCAACAATGAGGAGAATAATTGTGCTGGTTTCCATCTACTCCGGTTTTGATTTATAATCGGACCTGTAAAGCAAAAGCAAGGCGATGAATCCTGCGATGGTGCTGAAAATAATCCATGCAAATGATAGCGGAAATCCCAGGATAAATGGTGTCGCAGAGGAGAAAATCGTGTATCCCGGCCAGATAATCATGAGGGAAATCAAGGTCATCATGATGCAAAAAATGACTCTCGAAGTGCGATAGGATGATGAATTGTCTGTACCGTTACGGTTTTTAACCACGCCTTTTAATGAGTTATTAAGGATTGAATTCAGCGTGAATATAGTTTTTAAAAGCTTAAACTGAAAGATCCCGAAAGTTTTCAAAATTTTTAAAAAGTTGTCCGGTGACTCCTTATTGCTGAAGATTCTATTCAACTTTTCCTGCCAGATTCCATAGCTTTCCACCATGCCAAAAACCTACGTTGATATCGCATTTCCAACGGCCGTTCGCCGATTGTTTACCTATCATATTTCTGATTCTCAGAACATTCAGCCGGGCATGAGGGTTTGGGTTCCTCTGCGAAAGGAATTTGCAATCGGGATGGCTGTGCAGGTTCACACTCGAAAACCGGATTTTAAAACCAAATGTGTTGAACAGGTTTTGGATGAAGAACCAATCATGGATCAAACCATACTTCAATTGACAGAGTGGATTCATCGGTTTTACTATTGCAGTTGGGGCGAGGCCATTCAGGCGGCACTTCCGGTTGGGCTGAATTTTACGTCGGAGAAAAAATTGAGGGTAAAGAAAACGGATCGCGATTCACTTACTCAAAAAGAGAGAGAACTTCTTGGGGATTTGGAATCCGGGGATTACACATTACAAAATGCCCGAAAACGATGGCGAGACGGATCAGAAAAAAAAATCCTGAAAAAAATCATCAAACTGGGTTGGGTGGAAGTGTGGGAGCAACCCCGGCAGCGGGTGGATTATAAAACGGCAAAACACTGGCGGATTTCGGATTCCATCCATCCGGAGGAAATTTTGGACGAACTTTCTGAAAAAGAACAGGCCAAAAAATGGGTGCAGGCGTTTGAAGAACTCTCGAAACTGGATCTGCCAAAAACTCATCAGGAGCTTTTGAGCGACGAACTTTTTACGTCTTATACGCTGAATCGAATTGAAGAAGAGGGCTGGATTGAATCCGTTGACCTGCCGGTTGAGACGGAATCAAACCACAACGGGATTCATGAACCAAATAAAATCAAAACGCTATCAGAACAGCAGGGGGTTACTTTTGAAGAAATCAAACAACCTCTTGATGCTCGTGAATTCAAAAGTTTTTTGCTTTATGGCGTGACAGGATCAGGAAAAACAGAAGTGTACATTCATGCTCTGAAACATGCTTTGGATCAGGACAGGGGCGGGTTGGTCTTAGTGCCGGAAATTGCACTCACGCCTCAAACAGTTCAGCGATTTTTCCAGATTTTTGGGGATCAGATTGCCGTCCTTCATAGTCGTTTGAGTGATCGCGAACGTTTTGAAGCGTGGCAAAGCCTGAAATCCGGGGAGAAGCGAATTGCCATTGGCCCGCGTTCGGCAGTGTTTGCCCCGGTACAGAATATCGGTTTGATTGTTGTGGATGAGGAGCACGATACCTCCTACAAACAGTTTGATCCATCGCCACGATATCACGCACGGGATGTGGCGGTCATGCGGGCCAGTATGGAAAATGCAGTTGTAGTTTTAGGTTCGGCTACACCAGGAATGGTTTCTGTGAAAGCGGTGATGGAGAAAAAACATGAGATGTTGCAATTGCCACTGCGGCCAACCGGGACCATGCCCGAAGTAAAAATTCTGAATCTCCTGGAATACAAACACGCGATGAAAGGTTCGCTAACGGCCGAACTTCACCTGGAAATCGAGAAAGCACTGGATAGAAAAGAACAGGTCATTTTGCTCTATAACCGGCGCGGATATTCTTCTTATTTGCAATGCGAAGACTGCGGGCACATCCCGCAAAGTCCGCACAGTTCAACCAGTCTGACATATCACAAAAAGAAAAATATTCTGCTGTGTCATTATAGCGGCTATTCGCGTCGTGCCGATACGCATTGTGAAAAATGCGGATCAGAAAATTTGGTAATGAAAGGCAGTGGAACTCAAAAAGTAGAAGAAGAGATGAAGGACTTATTTCCAGACGCTCGATTGCTGCGGATGGATCGCGATACGACATCAGGGAAGTTTGGGCATCAGAAAATTTATGAGAAATTCCTGAATGGCGAAGCTGATATTCTGATCGGCACCCAGCTCGTAGCAAAAGGCCTCGACTTTCCGAATGTGACGGTTGTAGGAGTTATAAATGCTGATACTGAATTGGCCTTTCCCTCATTTCGTGCGGGCGAGCGAATGTTCCAATTGTTGAGCCAGGTAGCAGGACGTGCAGGTCGGGCTGAGAAACCGGGCGTGGTTTATGTACAAACCTGGAAACCGGATCATCCTGCTATCGAGTGTGCGCGAACACACGATTTTAAAACATTTGCCAAATATGAACTGGCTGACCGCGAAATGCTGGAATTTCCACCTTACTCAAGAATGATTGTATTCCAGTTTAAGGCAAAGAGTTTATCGAAAGTGCAATTGGTGGCAAATCGTTTTTGTGATGCCATGAGAAAAGTAACGGGTGAGGCTTCCGTTATGGGACCGTCACCGTCGGTGATTGAATGGATGAACGGGCAGTATCAATGGGAGGCGAATATTAAGCTGAAGCGGACGTATAATGCGCATGTGATCGAAAAATTATTGGATAGTATTTTTGAGCAGTACGAATCTATGAAGCCAAAAGGAGCGTCATCGGTGAGAATAAATGTAGATGTGGATGCGGTGGAATAAGGAAATAGCACTGTCACAGTGAGAGTGTCATCTGTCTTCCGAGAAACTTTTTTGATGCAGTTCAATTAAAAACGGTGATCTGCCAAAAAAAAAAGGAGCTCACATGAGATATAGAATTCAATTACTATTTCTTCTAATAGGTAGTGTTTTGATTGGGTGTAACCCAAAATACTATGTACCCAATACACAAAATGTTCCGGTTATCACATCCAAGGGACAGACGGATCTGACCGCTGCGGGAAATGCAAATCAATTGGAGTTTTTGGGAGCCTATGGGCTTACGAAGAATATAGCTATTCAAGTGAACGCTACACGTTTTTCACCAGGTACGGAGGATAATGGTGATGGAGGAACGGGAAATTTTGTAGAAGCCGGCATTGGATATTACACGAATATCAGCCCATCGTTTGTATTTAGTACATATGGACTTGCGGGAGTGGGTTCAATAGAGAATCAATTTCCCAGAACGGTGGACGAAAATCCGGCTACAACCGGGAATATATCTGCAAATGCTACACGGTTTGGTGTTCAACCTGTATTAACCTATCATAGCAAATATGTATCTGTTTCCGGCTCCACCCGGCTGATGAATCTCAATTATTCAAATGTTGAGGGGAATTTGATTTTTGATGGAGAAGATCAAGTAAACTATTTAACGGAGAACCGTTCGAATATTCTTCTTGAACCTGGAATTACAGTTCGCGGAGGCTTGGAAAGAATTAAACTTCAATTGCAATTGCTTCAAAGCATTAACCTCTCGAATAGTGATTTCAAACAGGACAATACTCTCCTGACAATAGGAGTAAATTTCAGGTTTGAATAGTTTCTTTGTATCAGTACAAACAGATGAAATTTCAAAAGGGAAATTGAGGAAAAAATTAATTCCAGAATTTCAAATACCCAATCTCTTCAAAAATCCATCTCGTAAATTTTTTCCCTTTAAACCAACCGAAGAGAGCACAAAGCCCCAGGAATGCCAGGAAGTAGGGATTTTTGAACCAATAAAAAGCATGCCCAATGGAAACCACCACAAATATTTTGGCTCCGTAGAAGAATACATGGAAGAGAGCGATACCTAATACAACGGAGGTTAAGGCATTTCTGAATCGCTCCGTGAGTGTCGGCCTTTCTTCGGGCGGACCAAAGTTCTTTTCGAATTCATCGAAATAAGGAAGCGGGTCTTTTATGTTTCTCATTGGAGCCATAAATCTTTCCAAAAGATGGACAAGCTAAACGCTTGCAGCAGAATGATGTGTCTTAAATTTCAAGGCTAAAGACTTTGTTTTATACATCACAAATCTCAACTCCCTGTTCGAGAGCAGCCATCTTATCATCCCAGGTTGGAATAAACTCCTGGCCGATATAACCGTCATAACCCGTTTCCAGAATAGCTTCAACAATAGCGGGATAGTAAAGCTCTTGGGTTTCGTCGATTTCATTCCGTCCGGGAACGCCGCCAGTGTGATAATGCGCAATATATGGATGATAATCGCGGATGGTTCGGATTACGTCGCCTTCCATAATCTGCATATGGTAGATATCGTATAACAATTTAAAATTGTCCGATCCAACCCGGTCAACCAATTCTACTCCCCATGCCGTGTGATCACACATATAATCGGGATGATCGATTTTACTGTTCAGCAATTCCATGCAGACCGTCACGTTGTACTTTTCGGCAGTGCTCATCAATCGTTTCAGGCCGGTTGTACAGTTTTCCAGGCCGGTTTCATCGTCCATTCCATTTCGGTTGCCGGAAAAACAGATGATCTTATCCAAGCCTGCATCCGCCGCGAGCGGGATCACTTCTTCATAGCTTGCCAGCAGCTCATCATGCAAATCGGGATTGTTGAATCCCTCAACAATTCCTTTCCCCGCTCCCCACGGCATGGCACAGGTGAGGCCATATTTTTTTAGAGTCGGCCATTCGTCAGGCCCAAGAAGTTCAATGGAATGCATTCCGAGATCTCGTACTCCGGCGCAAAATTCTTCCAGCGGAATATCATTGTAACACCATTTGCAAACCGAGTGCTTCACCCGGCCTTTCAGTTCTTTGCCTAAATAATATTCTACATTTTTAATTCGATCGAGAAAACCGGCCACTACACTCGAACCCATCATGGCACTCATCACATTGATTGCTTTTCGTCTGGTTATATTCATAAAATTATTTATTTGATGTTATGTTTCACAATTCTTTTGTGAAAGTAAAATGGCAGAGGTCCATCACAGGGTTGTTAGTCTCATTGTGATGTAGATTGATCCAAATTGAAGAATTCCCGGCTCCATCCTTCGGAAAAATGATCAGATAAGAATAATGTAATCGAAAAAGAATGGACTGCAAAAAATGAGATGGTTTGTGAAGCCGGTCGATTTATTTGTTAATAAAATAAAATCTGTGTTACCTTTGGTTGCAAGAATTTAAAAAACACCGTTATCCAGGAGTAAACGAAAGCTCAAAACCTGTTTTTCCCGCTTGTGGAAAAATCATTTAAATGATGAATACATTTTGTGCTAAATCACTGTTATTATTGTTCTTTCTTTGGATGGGCTGCGCAAACATGGTTTGGGCTCAACCGGAAGTTGAGGCAACGTTTGTTGAGTCCGGGTTAGCAAGCTGGTACGGCCCGGGACTTCATGCAAATACAACAGCAGGAGGTGAAGTGTTCGATATGAATAAACTCACCGCCGCGCACCCTTCACTGCCATTTGATACGCGCGTGAAAGTCACCAACCTCAGGAATAAAAAATCGGTGGTGGTTCGGATTAATGATCGCGGGCCATTCATCAAAAACCGGATTATTGATGTTTCCAGGGAGGCCGCTCGTAAACTTGACATTCTCCATTCCGGAGTTGCGCGGGTGAGAGTTGAAGTTTTGGATAACGAGATTGCGGAAAATATTCGACTTACCCATTCACTCGTTTCCATTCCTAAAAAAAGTATCGGGCTTCCATTCGGGCTGACAGAGCCGCTTCAAAACGAAGCGTTTTCCATTTCTGAACTGAATCGGAATTTCCCTTATGCCGCTCCGGGAAATAGCGAAACAGATTAGGCAGAGTGAATCAAATATTCATCATTTCTGAAGCCTAAACGTGTCGCCTTCGGTCAACAGTTTAAAATTTACTCCGGCATTTTCAGGTTTTTGCATGGCTTCGTAGAAATCATTGGCCGGTTCTTCCATGCCGTCATCTGCCAGCGGAAAAGTTCCGAAATGCATGCCAAAACTAATCTCCGCGTTCACATCTTTGTGAATTTGTATCGCCTCAGCAGGATTTACGTGGATCGGTCCCATGAACCA
It encodes:
- a CDS encoding sodium:solute symporter family protein; translated protein: METSTIILLIVGIYLFISLLTGILPSLKISKSVSGYVAGDRSMNVFILYFVLGASIFSSFAFLGGPGWAYSRGAAAFYIIAYGVIGIVPFYFFGPRTWRLGEKYGYVTQAELLSDRFDSKFMSVMLALLSVVVFIPYLTLQMVGAGYVLNVISEGLIPYWLGAGVTYLVVLIYVYFSGVMGVGWSNAFQGMFMMVMAWVLGIYLPNTLYGGIGEMFTAIMESGKTAMLEAPGLASDGSAWSWWGYSSAVLVSAFGFSTWPHLFMRSYAAKSARSLRLSVVLYPTFLIFLVPILMIGFSAIVAFPGVEQADSILPYILMQLDLPAIVVGLFCAGALAASMSSGDAILHSAASIGIRDGVSQLVRKPLSDQKERLLIQVSVIIIGLISYFFAISNEISIVALLLASYGGVAQIFPIVFAMFYWKRATKAGALAGLFGGILVNTICLIFPEIKPFPMHEGIYGLIVNIVLLVSISFMTKPDDPERVEKFMNSGE
- the priA gene encoding replication restart helicase PriA, whose translation is MPKTYVDIAFPTAVRRLFTYHISDSQNIQPGMRVWVPLRKEFAIGMAVQVHTRKPDFKTKCVEQVLDEEPIMDQTILQLTEWIHRFYYCSWGEAIQAALPVGLNFTSEKKLRVKKTDRDSLTQKERELLGDLESGDYTLQNARKRWRDGSEKKILKKIIKLGWVEVWEQPRQRVDYKTAKHWRISDSIHPEEILDELSEKEQAKKWVQAFEELSKLDLPKTHQELLSDELFTSYTLNRIEEEGWIESVDLPVETESNHNGIHEPNKIKTLSEQQGVTFEEIKQPLDAREFKSFLLYGVTGSGKTEVYIHALKHALDQDRGGLVLVPEIALTPQTVQRFFQIFGDQIAVLHSRLSDRERFEAWQSLKSGEKRIAIGPRSAVFAPVQNIGLIVVDEEHDTSYKQFDPSPRYHARDVAVMRASMENAVVVLGSATPGMVSVKAVMEKKHEMLQLPLRPTGTMPEVKILNLLEYKHAMKGSLTAELHLEIEKALDRKEQVILLYNRRGYSSYLQCEDCGHIPQSPHSSTSLTYHKKKNILLCHYSGYSRRADTHCEKCGSENLVMKGSGTQKVEEEMKDLFPDARLLRMDRDTTSGKFGHQKIYEKFLNGEADILIGTQLVAKGLDFPNVTVVGVINADTELAFPSFRAGERMFQLLSQVAGRAGRAEKPGVVYVQTWKPDHPAIECARTHDFKTFAKYELADREMLEFPPYSRMIVFQFKAKSLSKVQLVANRFCDAMRKVTGEASVMGPSPSVIEWMNGQYQWEANIKLKRTYNAHVIEKLLDSIFEQYESMKPKGASSVRINVDVDAVE
- a CDS encoding hydroxypyruvate isomerase family protein, which codes for MNITRRKAINVMSAMMGSSVVAGFLDRIKNVEYYLGKELKGRVKHSVCKWCYNDIPLEEFCAGVRDLGMHSIELLGPDEWPTLKKYGLTCAMPWGAGKGIVEGFNNPDLHDELLASYEEVIPLAADAGLDKIICFSGNRNGMDDETGLENCTTGLKRLMSTAEKYNVTVCMELLNSKIDHPDYMCDHTAWGVELVDRVGSDNFKLLYDIYHMQIMEGDVIRTIRDYHPYIAHYHTGGVPGRNEIDETQELYYPAIVEAILETGYDGYIGQEFIPTWDDKMAALEQGVEICDV